A segment of the Babesia microti strain RI chromosome II, complete genome genome:
GACGAGTGCAACGATACCAGAGCCGCTGTAACCTTTAGTGGCTTTGGACCTAACGGAGATGGCCTTCTGCCAAATGGTGAATCTATTTTTCTGAAATTGCGAGAAAATGGCTTTAACCGTGCACAAAACACATCAATCGCCCGTGCATATGGTATCTTGATCCAAGAACTTTTGGGTGCCAGAGCCTTTTCGAGCGTAAGCCTAAAGATAATGTAGCTAAGGGAGGAACACAAGTTGACATACGAAACAATTGTCAATGTAAACACTCCAGTCCATGGTAATTTCGGGTCTTACAGTATTACTGTCAATTGTATCCCGCAGAATGTGGAGAGGGTGATATTTGCAGGGATGGATATGCTAAAAGAAATTCGGTACGATAGGCCCTTTACTCCATATCAGTTGGAAAGGGTAAAATCGCAGCTACTAGACCCGTCCAGGCTCTCATCCCCCAGTTACTGGATAGATAAGTTATGCTCAGCACAGGTAGGATAATTAATACTAATCCTGCCTACTATAACTATGACATGGCTGTGATATTTATCGCTTGTTATACAATCATATCTAATTGCCATACCCAGATAGTGCAATGCATTAGGCAAGGGGCAAACTCTTATCTTATAATAACTGAAAATTGGGCTTAAGATCTTCGCCATATTCAATGCCGTTCATTACAGCTGTATATTTACTTAAGATTTGAGATACTGTTCCACATCGGGTATATATTGACCTGAATGGTGCGTGGAAGATAGTTATAGATACACAAGAGAGTTCTTTTGAGCTTATTGCACGAATAGTACAAATATTGTACCACATATTGTAACAAAACATGTCATGCCAGACGATTATAGCATTTTCTTCAAGTTATGAAATTGACATGCCCCATTTGGTTTTTTTCATCTGCCTATCTGCCTGCTTAGTGTTAACTGGGGGTTGAATTAACAAGTTGATAAGAAGTGATTATGGTGCAAATGTGCAGATATTGATTCATGACATATAAAGCCGttgaatgatttttttaagttgaaattttttaaatgaaaaatGCCACTAATGTGTCAGCGATTAACATAGGGAAGGGAGTACTACTTGGAGgattttatcgcaaaagTGGATGCAGACGAGTTGCAGTTTGTGTTCAATAACTTGTATGGCACTGCAGCTCAATTTGTACACACCACAGTTGTCACCATGAGATAGgaattgtacaaattgaCACTGCAGTTTGTACAATTCCTATCTCTAATATAACACTGAACAATAACTAGTGATGTcttatattaatttgtgataCACACTATTGTGctgttattaataatttaccaGTATGTCCGTTTTGCATGAAATTATCATGTATTTTGCATGTAAATACGCAGAAATTACATGCTTGCCATTTACGCTAATCATATGTATTgtaatgtgtaaatttaaagTTACGAACTAATTGTAACCCAATGTTTGCAACGAATATCACGCAGTCCATTTTGTTATACATATCTAAtagcaaatttaattaatcaagCCTAgctaaaattgcaaaaccTGCCAAAAAACTCTGCAACATTATAGTCATTTCTCTAATACATTTCCATGAGAAAATATGTATCtgaatattaaatttatgagAAAAGGTTTAtgcaaaaatacaaatatttgttatgCCCAGCCTAGcagtattttatatttgatgtCAAAATTCATTCGCGcttaaaatttgaaaaggtTTGTTAACATAAAACTCCAATATGCCCAATTATACACCCATATGTTACCCAGGCAAACTGGAATCTGCGACCAATTTGAGTATCTCATGCAGATTTGGCACGTCAATGTTTACATCAAACTGAGAAGATCCGCATTCTGCTTCACCGTATATCTCTTTCTTCAGTGCCAGCAATGGCTCAACCACTGCAGAAGCCACGGCAGTGGCGTCGCCTGTGTGCTTCAATCTCAAATTTACTACCTTTTTGGGCATTTTCAAAAACCTCTCGACGCCTCTATGCAATTTCTTGGTGATATTTGGCAAATGGCCGTTCTGATCGCCATGCCAAATGAGCATGCCGAGTTTGGATAGGCTGTATGCAATATGCCTAGAATCATCTCCACCTATCTCACCCCTAGTCACTAATGAGGCGGATAGCGATGCTATTAGGTCAGTGCCAAGTTTACTAGATGACAATTGGTATAAGGACCAGGCCAAAGGTTCAGGTATATGGCCGGAAGATAGGTCgaacacaaaattttcaatgcACCTTTCCAAGCTTTCGTATTTCATGTCTAACTCTGCAAGTTTCGTATCAAACCATTCTAGCATAGTTGATAGTTCCCCAATTAAAGACCACGAGAACAAATCAAACAAACTGCCAACAGATCGCAACATCAGGAATTCCGGCGTATTCTTTTCCTTTAAGTGGTGAATGTAGTCGTGTATTAGCAAGTGCAATGAGTTGTAtgaatttgccaatttggCTAAATCTTGAAGAAACCCCATGCGCTTGGTGACATTACATGATGCAACTAAACCGATTAAGGGCAAAAACCTATGTTCAGACAATAACCCCCAAAGGGAATCCACCATTAATGGAGTTATTATAACGCTTAAATTCACACACTGGTCATGAAATATACGATCCGATTGTGCTATTGGACTTTGTACtttcattatttgtatGGGAGTATGTGATGTCATAACCACAGACGATTCAATTGGAATATTTGTGTTTACTGGTGAATATAAATCCCTTTGAGCCGAATTATAAATGGCGTTAGAAGGTGCCAAACTGGCCACTTCATGTAGATAATTATTCGGATACATGTTCTTAGGGCTACTAGTGTTCATTCCCAATTCGGATGTATCTTGCGCATTTGACTGGTACAAACTCAAAACTTCCGGGCCCTCATTGATGTTAAAGTTGTAAATGGGTGCAAATGATTCATCTACAGGCTGATTGACTCCTGGTATAATAGGCTTTGTAAGATCATATTTATCTAAGTAGTCTTCATCGGCTGCGGCCTGATCGGTTacattatcattttcatcagAACACTTGGTTTCCACAGTGAATCCACCCCAAAATTCTATAGGCTGCATAAGCCACTTGGGATGTACAATTTTTAGAGATATCTTTTCAGTAAAATTCTCTACAAATAGGTCAAACTTTCTTTTCAAGTAAACAAACTCTGCTGCACCCAATGCCAATGTCAAATGGTCCATGAAGGATATTAGCCACTCAAGAGTGTTGGAGTATAGCTTCAGTTGGCGGTATCTAGAATCTAGGTAATCTGTTTGTCGTTTAAAGTGCCTGTCCAGTTGTGATAGAAGGGCCGTAGTCACATGATCCACCTTGTCTTGGGTGCTTTTATAGTTGGAGTACAAATTTAGTAATATCTGGTGTTTGTTTTTTATATCATCCGTTAGCTCTTtggatgatattatatcactCTGAGAATTCTTGTAGGCGTCGGTGGTCGATATTAGGGCGTGCTGATGTGTCGTGTTTCCTAGTGAAAATTCGTCGAGGCTTGGCGTACTAGTGGATACACCAAATGCTTCACAAGATGGACATAATGATTTGTAACATATAGTACATACGACGTTTACCTTCTCGCTAGGATGAGTTGAGCAATAACCAAATAGGAAGGGAGATTGTGATACCAGTAGCCGAGAATGTCGCGACAAGATTGCACTGGATGCGTGATGTTTTTTATCACAAGAATCGCATAAATGAGCAGAATCAGCAGGACAATACCACTGTGCCAATGTCAATTCACACATTTCACAAATTGGATCCGGCACCTGATGTCGATATGCAGCCAATTGAAATTGCACAGCTGTGACAAATAGAACTTGTGCAATAGATTTCACCCTTATACTGCCAGTATCGTCTAGTATCGAGTCAAAATCTTCTGGGATTACAT
Coding sequences within it:
- a CDS encoding conserved Plasmodium protein, unknown function (overlaps_old_locusTagID:BBM_II02940), which translates into the protein MSYLGEDPADITFKLQLALGIADVKIVNTWPIASEEEVKLFKSQDETFSCWVDPNSIEPPTQFQKIVDERKVLFSTNLTYQLSHISHPKSFTNNPEGQHYLLLVLVMPKKCQRASSTNVIPEDFDSILDDTGSIRVKSIAQVLFVTAVQFQLAAYRHQVPDPICEMCELTLAQWYCPADSAHLCDSCDKKHHASSAILSRHSRLLVSQSPFLFGYCSTHPSEKVNVVCTICYKSLCPSCEAFGVSTSTPSLDEFSLGNTTHQHALISTTDAYKNSQSDIISSKELTDDIKNKHQILLNLYSNYKSTQDKVDHVTTALLSQLDRHFKRQTDYLDSRYRQLKLYSNTLEWLISFMDHLTLALGAAEFVYLKRKFDLFVENFTEKISLKIVHPKWLMQPIEFWGGFTVETKCSDENDNVTDQAAADEDYLDKYDLTKPIIPGVNQPVDESFAPIYNFNINEGPEVLSLYQSNAQDTSELGMNTSSPKNMYPNNYLHEVASLAPSNAIYNSAQRDLYSPVNTNIPIESSVVMTSHTPIQIMKVQSPIAQSDRIFHDQCVNLSVIITPLMVDSLWGLLSEHRFLPLIGLVASCNVTKRMGFLQDLAKLANSYNSLHLLIHDYIHHLKEKNTPEFLMLRSVGSLFDLFSWSLIGELSTMLEWFDTKLAELDMKYESLERCIENFVFDLSSGHIPEPLAWSLYQLSSSKLGTDLIASLSASLVTRGEIGGDDSRHIAYSLSKLGMLIWHGDQNGHLPNITKKLHRGVERFLKMPKKVVNLRLKHTGDATAVASAVVEPLLALKKEIYGEAECGSSQFDVNIDVPNLHEILKLVADSSLPG